One segment of Niveibacterium microcysteis DNA contains the following:
- the ppa gene encoding inorganic diphosphatase, with protein MSLHNVTPGSKAPGEFNVIIEIPAHADPIKYEVDKETGAMFVDRFMGTSMHYPCNYGYIPCTIAGDGDPVDVLVVTPFPLLPGIVVRCRAIGMLKMQDEGGEDAKLIAVPISKTTSLYDRVKSLDDLPELLRSQIVHFFEHYKDLEPGKWVKVLGWGGLEDAIGEIMAGIEKGSKG; from the coding sequence TTCAACGTCATCATCGAGATCCCGGCCCACGCCGATCCGATCAAATACGAAGTCGACAAAGAAACCGGCGCGATGTTTGTCGACCGGTTCATGGGTACTTCGATGCACTACCCGTGCAACTACGGCTATATCCCTTGCACGATCGCCGGTGACGGCGACCCGGTCGACGTGCTGGTCGTAACACCGTTCCCGCTGCTGCCGGGTATCGTGGTGCGCTGCCGCGCGATCGGCATGCTCAAGATGCAGGACGAGGGCGGCGAGGACGCCAAGCTGATCGCTGTGCCGATCAGCAAGACCACGTCGCTGTACGACCGCGTCAAGAGCCTGGACGACCTGCCCGAGCTGCTGCGCAGCCAGATCGTGCACTTCTTCGAGCACTACAAGGATCTGGAGCCGGGCAAGTGGGTCAAGGTGCTTGGCTGGGGCGGACTGGAAGATGCAATCGGCGAGATCATGGCCGGCATCGAGAAGGGCTCCAAGGGCTGA
- the flhB gene encoding flagellar biosynthesis protein FlhB, translating to MAEDSDLERTEPASGRRLEQAREEGNVPRSRELGSLVVLLGGVATMWVLGGWLYQRMAMLTRAGLSLEPAQTRDPALMIHALSDLFTDGLTTLLPLFLVLVIASVAGPIAVGGFNVSTKAFSFQASRLNPVAGLMRLFSMHGLSELVKALLKAILIGSIGYSVMKARGEQSLHLMVMAVEPGLYEFAQMLLASTLTLVSGLVLIALVDVPFQLWQYYSKLRMTKDELKQEFKQQEGDPQIKGRIRQRQREMARRRMMQEVPKADVVVTNPTHYAVAIRYDGASMRAPRVVAKGSDLVAQQIREVARANQVPLLEAPPLARALYRHTEIGDEVPAALYTAVAEVMAWVFTLRHAAAHGATPPAEPSHLPVPPKLDPAHGVAGAPQ from the coding sequence ATGGCTGAAGACAGCGATCTCGAACGTACAGAACCAGCATCAGGCCGACGGCTTGAGCAGGCCCGCGAGGAGGGCAATGTCCCCCGTTCACGCGAGCTTGGGAGTCTGGTTGTGCTGCTCGGCGGCGTAGCGACGATGTGGGTGCTGGGGGGCTGGCTGTATCAGCGGATGGCGATGCTCACCCGGGCGGGGCTTTCGCTCGAGCCCGCGCAGACGCGCGACCCGGCGCTGATGATCCATGCCCTGTCCGATCTGTTCACCGACGGGCTGACGACCTTGCTGCCGCTGTTTCTGGTGCTGGTGATCGCCTCCGTGGCGGGGCCGATCGCGGTGGGCGGGTTCAATGTGTCTACCAAGGCATTCTCGTTCCAGGCCTCAAGGCTGAACCCGGTTGCGGGCCTGATGCGGCTGTTTTCGATGCACGGCTTGTCGGAGCTTGTGAAGGCGCTGCTCAAGGCGATCCTGATCGGCTCGATCGGCTACTCGGTGATGAAGGCGCGTGGCGAACAGTCGCTGCACCTGATGGTGATGGCGGTCGAGCCGGGGCTGTACGAGTTCGCGCAGATGCTCCTGGCCTCGACCCTCACATTGGTGTCCGGTTTGGTGTTGATCGCACTGGTTGATGTGCCTTTCCAGCTCTGGCAGTACTACAGCAAGCTGCGCATGACCAAGGATGAGCTCAAGCAGGAATTCAAGCAGCAGGAGGGCGACCCGCAGATCAAAGGTCGCATCCGCCAGCGTCAGCGCGAGATGGCTCGCCGCCGCATGATGCAAGAGGTGCCCAAGGCGGACGTGGTGGTGACCAACCCGACCCACTACGCAGTGGCGATTCGCTACGACGGTGCTTCGATGCGCGCCCCGAGGGTGGTCGCTAAGGGCAGCGACCTCGTGGCCCAGCAGATCCGCGAGGTGGCGCGGGCGAACCAGGTGCCACTGCTCGAAGCCCCGCCGCTGGCCCGTGCGCTGTACCGCCACACCGAGATTGGCGACGAAGTACCTGCGGCGCTCTACACCGCGGTGGCCGAGGTGATGGCGTGGGTCTTCACCTTGCGCCATGCAGCGGCGCATGGGGCTACACCGCCCGCGGAACCCTCCCACCTGCCGGTGCCGCCGAAGCTTGACCCGGCGCACGGTGTCGCAGGGGCGCCGCAATGA
- the flhA gene encoding flagellar biosynthesis protein FlhA: MASNTNVVDLREIFSLANIRQLAAPILIVMVLAMMVLPLPAFLLDLLFTFNLAVAVMVLLVGMYTRKPLDFSAFPTVLLTTTLLRLSLNVASTRVVLLEGHTGPDAAGKVIEAFGHFLVGGNTAVGIIVFIILTVINFVVITKGAGRIAEVGARFTLDAMPGKQMAIDADLNAGLIDDKEAKRRRSEISQEADFYGAMDGASKFVRGDAVAGILIMVINVFGGLIVGIVQHDLSAAEAGKVYTLLAIGDGLVAQLPALVISVAAGMVVSRVGDDQDVGAQVVGQVFTNPTVMVLTAAILGLMGLIPGMPNFVFLLLASAFGWGAWHLTKKAKADAEAAESFAAPTPTAPTESNEASWADVTPVDVLGLEVGYRLIPMVDKGQDGELLRRIRGLRKKFAQDVGFLAAPVHIRDNLELRPNAYRITLKGVEIGTGDAYPGMYLAINPGRVSGPLPGNQTRDPAFGLPAIWIEAGLREQAHAMGYTVVDASTVVATHLNHVIIGHSADLLGRTETQSLLDHIAKDSPKLVEDLVPKLMPLHVLQRVLQYLLEEGVNIRDMRTIIETLAEQATRTQDPMELAARVRTALGRAIVQQMFPGGVELQVMALDPTLERLLLQAMQSGGGEGVLEPNLADNLMREAAGAAQRQEDLGLPPVLLVPNQLRWLLARFLRRAVPNMRVLANSEVPESRNIRVTAIIGGKG; the protein is encoded by the coding sequence ATGGCGAGTAACACCAACGTCGTAGACCTGCGGGAGATCTTCTCGCTGGCCAATATCCGGCAGCTCGCCGCCCCCATCCTGATCGTGATGGTGCTGGCGATGATGGTGCTGCCGCTGCCAGCCTTCCTGCTCGATCTGTTGTTTACCTTCAACCTGGCCGTCGCGGTGATGGTGCTGCTGGTCGGCATGTACACCCGCAAGCCCTTGGATTTCTCGGCCTTTCCAACGGTGCTGCTTACCACCACCTTGCTGCGACTTTCCTTGAACGTTGCGTCAACGCGGGTCGTGCTGCTGGAAGGGCATACCGGCCCGGACGCCGCCGGCAAGGTGATCGAGGCGTTTGGTCACTTCCTGGTTGGCGGCAACACGGCCGTGGGCATCATCGTGTTCATCATCCTCACGGTGATCAACTTTGTCGTGATCACCAAGGGCGCCGGGCGGATCGCCGAGGTGGGGGCACGCTTCACCCTTGATGCGATGCCGGGCAAGCAGATGGCGATCGACGCCGATCTGAATGCCGGCCTGATCGACGACAAGGAAGCGAAACGTCGTCGCTCTGAAATCAGCCAGGAGGCGGATTTCTACGGTGCGATGGACGGTGCGTCCAAGTTTGTTCGCGGCGACGCGGTCGCCGGCATCCTGATCATGGTGATCAACGTGTTCGGTGGCCTCATCGTCGGCATCGTTCAGCACGATTTGTCGGCCGCCGAGGCCGGCAAGGTCTACACGCTGCTGGCGATCGGTGATGGCCTCGTCGCCCAGTTGCCAGCGCTGGTGATCTCGGTTGCCGCCGGTATGGTGGTGTCGCGCGTGGGTGACGACCAGGACGTTGGTGCCCAAGTCGTCGGGCAGGTCTTCACCAACCCGACGGTGATGGTGCTGACCGCGGCCATCCTGGGCCTGATGGGCCTGATTCCGGGCATGCCGAACTTCGTCTTCCTGCTGCTTGCCTCCGCCTTCGGCTGGGGCGCTTGGCACCTGACCAAGAAGGCCAAGGCGGATGCCGAGGCGGCCGAATCGTTCGCAGCCCCGACGCCGACTGCGCCGACCGAATCCAACGAGGCAAGCTGGGCCGACGTAACGCCGGTTGACGTGCTGGGGCTCGAAGTGGGCTACCGCTTGATCCCGATGGTCGACAAGGGGCAGGACGGCGAACTGCTGCGCCGCATCCGCGGTTTGCGCAAGAAGTTTGCACAGGACGTCGGCTTCCTGGCTGCGCCGGTGCACATCCGCGACAACCTGGAGCTGCGCCCCAACGCTTATCGAATCACTCTCAAGGGGGTCGAGATCGGCACTGGCGATGCCTACCCCGGCATGTATCTGGCGATCAACCCTGGTCGGGTCAGCGGCCCGCTGCCTGGCAACCAGACGCGCGACCCGGCGTTCGGCCTGCCCGCGATCTGGATCGAGGCGGGGCTGCGCGAACAGGCGCACGCGATGGGCTACACCGTGGTGGACGCCAGCACGGTTGTCGCGACGCATCTGAACCACGTGATCATTGGCCATTCGGCAGATCTGCTCGGGCGGACGGAGACGCAGTCGCTACTCGATCACATCGCAAAGGATTCGCCCAAGCTGGTCGAGGATCTGGTGCCCAAGCTCATGCCGCTGCATGTGCTGCAGCGGGTGTTGCAGTACCTGCTGGAAGAGGGCGTCAACATCCGCGACATGCGCACGATCATCGAGACGCTGGCGGAGCAGGCTACCCGCACCCAGGACCCGATGGAACTCGCCGCGCGCGTGCGCACCGCGCTCGGCCGAGCGATCGTGCAGCAGATGTTCCCCGGAGGCGTCGAACTGCAAGTCATGGCGCTGGACCCGACGCTCGAACGCCTGCTGCTGCAGGCCATGCAATCGGGCGGCGGCGAAGGGGTGTTGGAGCCCAACCTCGCCGACAACCTCATGCGCGAAGCGGCGGGGGCGGCGCAACGGCAGGAGGATCTCGGCCTGCCGCCGGTGCTGCTGGTGCCCAACCAACTGCGCTGGCTGCTTGCGCGCTTCCTGCGCCGTGCGGTGCCGAACATGCGGGTGCTCGCCAATTCCGAAGTGCCGGAGTCGCGCAACATCCGCGTCACCGCGATCATCGGTGGTAAGGGGTGA